Proteins from a genomic interval of Staphylococcus debuckii:
- the hutI gene encoding imidazolonepropionase, with protein sequence MSNDLVIQNIAQLILPKKTDKPLKGKELDQLNVVEDGTVVVDNGKVVYAGPHSDEYEGKETIDATGKVISPALVDAHTHLVFGGSREHEMALKRQGASYLEILEQGGGILSTVKATREATEEELFKKTDKALREIMSYGVLTVESKSGYGLNKDNELKQLKVSHELEDKYGITMKHTFLGPHAVPEEAESSEAFLQEMIDLLPEMKQYADFADIFCETGVFSVEESRKYMQAAKDAGFDVKIHADEIDPLGGLGLAIEENAISGDHLVASSEEDKKALHDSNTVAVLLPGTTFYLDKESYADARGMLENNGAIAIASDFNPGSNVTNNLQLVMTIASLKLKLSPNEVWNAVTVNAAKAIDADAGTLETGDDANFVIWDAPNYEYILYHYGINHAENVYKDGKLFIDNTIKVNTESEKSKA encoded by the coding sequence ATGAGTAATGATTTAGTAATCCAAAATATTGCACAGTTAATTTTACCGAAAAAGACAGACAAACCTTTAAAAGGTAAAGAGCTTGATCAATTGAATGTAGTAGAAGACGGCACAGTCGTAGTAGATAACGGTAAGGTTGTTTACGCTGGACCGCATTCAGATGAATATGAAGGTAAAGAAACAATTGATGCAACAGGCAAGGTTATTTCACCTGCATTAGTAGATGCACACACGCATTTAGTCTTCGGCGGTTCTAGAGAACATGAAATGGCACTGAAACGCCAAGGCGCTTCTTACTTGGAAATCTTAGAACAAGGCGGCGGCATTCTTTCTACAGTAAAAGCAACTCGTGAAGCAACTGAAGAAGAGTTATTCAAGAAAACAGATAAAGCCTTGCGTGAAATCATGTCTTATGGTGTCTTGACTGTAGAAAGTAAAAGCGGTTACGGCTTAAATAAAGATAACGAATTGAAACAATTAAAAGTGTCTCATGAACTAGAAGATAAATACGGCATTACAATGAAACACACATTCTTAGGACCGCATGCGGTGCCTGAAGAAGCGGAATCTAGCGAAGCCTTCTTGCAAGAAATGATTGACTTGCTGCCTGAAATGAAACAATATGCTGACTTCGCGGATATCTTCTGTGAAACAGGTGTGTTCTCAGTAGAAGAATCTAGAAAATATATGCAAGCAGCAAAAGATGCAGGCTTTGATGTGAAAATTCATGCAGATGAAATCGATCCATTAGGCGGTTTAGGTCTAGCAATTGAAGAAAATGCGATTTCTGGCGACCACTTAGTGGCTTCCAGTGAAGAAGATAAAAAAGCCTTGCATGACAGCAACACAGTAGCAGTATTATTACCAGGAACAACGTTCTACCTTGATAAAGAAAGTTACGCAGATGCACGTGGCATGCTTGAAAATAATGGTGCCATTGCTATTGCATCAGACTTCAACCCAGGCAGTAACGTGACGAACAATCTTCAATTAGTCATGACAATTGCCAGCTTGAAATTGAAATTATCGCCAAATGAAGTATGGAATGCAGTCACAGTGAACGCTGCGAAAGCCATTGATGCTGATGCAGGTACGTTAGAAACTGGCGACGATGCAAACTTTGTCATTTGGGATGCGCCAAATTATGAATATATTCTATATCATTATGGTATCAACCATGCTGAAAATGTTTACAAAGATGGTAAATTATTTATCGATAATACTATCAAAGTTAATACTGAATCTGAAAAAAGCAAAGCTTAA
- the hutU gene encoding urocanate hydratase produces the protein MTKDATANGRQIKAKKGLEIECKGWEQEAVLRMLYNNLDPEVAEHPDKLVVYGGIGKAARNWEAFDAIVDTLRRLEDDETMLVQSGKPVAVFKTHKEAPRVLLSNSVLVPKWANWDHFHELDKKGLIMYGQMTAGSWIYIGSQGIVQGTYETFAELANQHFDGSLKGTITLTAGLGGMGGAQPLAVTMNEGVVIGVDVDPTRIEKRIETRYCDVITYSLDEALEKAQEAKEAGKPLSIGLVGNAPEVYEEILKRDFKIDVITDQTSAHDPLNGYVPEGLSLEEADKLREENPEEYVRLSSQSMKKHVSEMLEFQKRGAVAFDYGNNIRQVAFDEGEEHAFDFPGFVPAYIRPLFCEGKGPFRFAALSGDPKDIERADEAMRELFPEDEKLLRWLDMADEKIAFQGLPSRIAWLGYGDRAKMGLKLNELVRNGEISAPIVIGRDHLDSGSVASPNRETESMRDGSDAVGDWAVLNALINTAAGGSWISFHHGGGVGMGYSLHAGMVIVADGSERADERLKRVLTTDPGMGVVRHADAGYEIAIETAKEKGVDIPMLKEQDSHE, from the coding sequence ATGACTAAAGATGCAACTGCAAACGGCAGACAAATCAAAGCGAAAAAAGGTTTAGAAATCGAATGTAAAGGATGGGAACAAGAAGCGGTTCTACGAATGTTGTACAATAACTTGGATCCAGAAGTAGCAGAACATCCTGATAAATTAGTCGTTTATGGTGGTATCGGTAAAGCTGCCAGAAACTGGGAAGCATTTGATGCGATTGTCGATACATTACGTCGTTTAGAAGATGACGAAACAATGTTAGTCCAATCAGGTAAACCAGTAGCTGTGTTCAAGACGCATAAAGAAGCACCGCGTGTATTGCTGTCTAACTCGGTATTAGTCCCAAAATGGGCAAACTGGGATCACTTCCATGAGTTAGATAAAAAAGGTTTGATAATGTACGGCCAAATGACTGCCGGCAGCTGGATTTACATCGGTTCTCAAGGTATCGTACAAGGAACTTATGAAACATTTGCAGAATTAGCAAATCAACACTTTGACGGTTCTTTAAAAGGTACCATTACTTTAACTGCCGGATTAGGTGGTATGGGCGGAGCGCAACCGTTAGCTGTAACAATGAACGAAGGTGTTGTCATCGGTGTAGATGTAGACCCGACTCGTATTGAAAAACGTATCGAAACACGCTATTGCGACGTTATCACATACTCACTTGATGAAGCTTTAGAAAAAGCGCAAGAAGCTAAAGAAGCGGGTAAACCGTTATCTATCGGCTTAGTGGGCAATGCACCAGAAGTGTATGAAGAAATCTTAAAACGTGATTTCAAAATTGACGTGATTACAGACCAAACTTCAGCACATGACCCATTAAACGGTTACGTTCCAGAAGGGTTATCTCTAGAAGAAGCAGATAAATTACGTGAAGAAAATCCAGAAGAATATGTGAGATTATCTTCTCAATCTATGAAAAAACACGTTTCTGAAATGTTAGAATTCCAAAAACGCGGAGCAGTCGCATTTGACTATGGTAACAACATTCGTCAAGTGGCCTTTGATGAAGGCGAAGAACATGCCTTTGACTTCCCTGGATTCGTTCCTGCGTATATCCGTCCATTATTCTGTGAAGGTAAAGGACCTTTCCGTTTTGCAGCGTTAAGTGGAGATCCTAAAGATATTGAACGTGCTGACGAAGCTATGCGTGAACTCTTCCCTGAAGATGAAAAATTATTGCGTTGGTTAGATATGGCAGACGAAAAAATTGCGTTCCAAGGCTTACCATCTCGTATCGCTTGGTTAGGTTATGGCGACCGTGCAAAAATGGGCTTGAAATTAAATGAACTTGTACGTAATGGTGAAATTTCAGCGCCTATCGTTATTGGACGTGACCACTTAGATTCAGGTTCAGTAGCTTCTCCAAACCGTGAAACTGAATCTATGAGAGATGGTTCAGATGCAGTAGGCGACTGGGCAGTCTTAAATGCTTTAATTAATACAGCAGCAGGCGGTTCTTGGATTTCCTTCCACCACGGTGGCGGTGTAGGTATGGGTTATTCATTACACGCAGGTATGGTAATTGTTGCAGATGGTTCTGAACGTGCTGACGAACGCTTAAAACGTGTATTAACAACAGATCCGGGTATGGGTGTAGTAAGACACGCTGACGCAGGATATGAAATTGCGATTGAAACAGCGAAAGAAAAAGGTGTCGATATTCCAATGTTAAAGGAGCAAGATTCTCATGAGTAA